The following coding sequences are from one Novipirellula caenicola window:
- a CDS encoding PVC-type heme-binding CxxCH protein produces the protein MNIRTFKQANECFWRAVRPLATAALMTIVLTTIASAQDASGIKNIKDANLDLMNNHDPASEQENFELLDGYQVNLFASDPMLANPTHMHWDSRGRLWVACSWAYPQLKPGEVANDKIIILEDTDDDGVADKSTVFADGLYIPTGLELANGGCYVAQSPDVFFFKDTDGDDVADVKELALTGFGIEDSHHSVSAWRRGPGGWIYFQEGIFLHSQVETQHGVVRNFNGGVYQYNPRTQELRMFCTGTGGNPWGHVFDQWGQSFMVNNPRIMYLSPVTGNGAQSIRVPTLISTEKQCGGDLATGSHVGDDIRGNLLSGRFKSRTIIRYEFSEDGAGFSANVLPPLMTCKHPNFRPVDVKIGPDGAIYVADWYNSIINHASHDFRDPRRDHEHGRIWRITHKDRPLVKKPKFDGTTTEQLVDHLKSPETWIRHQAKKEISERDPDEVLAVLQTWVDQLDTESPDYELHLVEAMWACQNVERPSEKILTKVLAASDGHARSAGARVIRYWHDALSDPIAMIAKAAADPFPRTRMEAVLSAGFIPQAEAFAAALNVVDHPGDPFLDLALPQTTKALEPYWRPAMEAGTLRFAKASHKAAAERAAGIGFAERIDHFLKQQDPSEKEISEFRDQVIAMGTPDDLLRIVASLTSGKDSRSDDAQIALLESLKSMANSRSSGVLRRRLRSLTRLLDDNNATVASLAAENLAAWKANKVTEPLLDVVQDESRPAAVRRSAAVASAKLGGDKELQILTKLAEHRDPETRYCALVGIVATDIQQGTKLAAALFSQAPGEADPVPLVQAILKNRNGASVLSDAMKGVEVHPAVAARIDQFHRSTGSLPENLAKQFRPSQDSESLNLQLLAEDLSQLTHDVETDGDAVRGEDIYRRKSLSCTSCHGIGPVGPVIGPNLVAVGAAAKTDYIVESILRPNKAIAEHYENRMFVLDDGTTQTGIVTFQSDDEVVVRDAAQGGKEIRLAADEIIAEKAMNSAMPAGLVDQLGSRQEFLDLAKFVAALGRPGPFANDESPVIRKWHLTATSNFDEPPASDTSWVTAYSKVRGELPANDLPSGDHVLARGYLNVLVPGGVQFKINDSVGLKLWVDGEEILDPTKTLTLAKGRRAVTIGIDRTKRGDMGLKVEPIAAPQSPAKFQIEGGF, from the coding sequence ATGAATATCCGAACTTTCAAACAAGCGAACGAGTGTTTTTGGCGAGCGGTCCGCCCGTTGGCGACGGCAGCCCTGATGACCATCGTGTTGACGACCATCGCGTCGGCGCAGGATGCATCGGGTATCAAGAACATCAAGGACGCCAATTTGGACTTGATGAACAATCATGATCCAGCGTCCGAGCAAGAAAACTTTGAACTGCTCGACGGTTACCAGGTCAACCTTTTCGCTTCCGATCCGATGCTCGCCAATCCCACTCACATGCACTGGGACTCGCGAGGCCGGTTGTGGGTGGCGTGTTCGTGGGCGTACCCGCAATTGAAACCGGGCGAAGTCGCAAACGACAAAATCATCATCCTCGAGGACACCGATGACGATGGCGTCGCAGACAAATCAACCGTGTTTGCCGATGGATTGTATATTCCCACGGGGTTAGAGCTTGCCAACGGCGGGTGTTATGTGGCGCAATCACCCGACGTCTTCTTCTTCAAAGATACCGACGGAGATGACGTGGCGGATGTCAAGGAATTGGCGCTGACTGGGTTTGGGATCGAAGACAGCCATCACTCGGTCAGTGCGTGGCGACGCGGTCCCGGCGGATGGATCTATTTCCAAGAAGGTATCTTTTTGCATTCGCAGGTGGAAACGCAGCACGGGGTCGTGCGGAATTTCAACGGTGGCGTCTATCAGTACAACCCTCGGACGCAAGAACTGAGAATGTTCTGCACCGGCACCGGTGGTAATCCTTGGGGCCACGTGTTCGACCAATGGGGGCAATCGTTCATGGTCAACAATCCGCGGATCATGTACCTGTCCCCCGTGACCGGAAACGGGGCGCAGAGCATTCGTGTTCCTACGTTGATCAGCACCGAAAAGCAATGTGGCGGCGACCTCGCGACAGGTTCGCACGTGGGCGATGACATCCGTGGCAATCTGCTTAGTGGCCGCTTTAAAAGTCGAACCATTATCCGCTACGAATTCTCGGAGGACGGTGCCGGTTTTAGCGCCAACGTTCTGCCGCCACTGATGACCTGTAAGCACCCAAATTTTCGGCCCGTCGATGTCAAGATCGGCCCCGACGGAGCGATCTATGTCGCCGATTGGTACAACTCGATCATTAATCATGCCAGCCATGATTTTCGCGATCCGCGTCGCGATCATGAACACGGTCGCATCTGGCGGATCACGCACAAGGATCGACCGCTCGTCAAGAAACCCAAGTTCGATGGAACCACCACTGAGCAACTCGTCGATCATTTAAAGAGTCCCGAAACATGGATACGCCATCAAGCGAAAAAAGAAATTAGCGAACGGGATCCCGACGAGGTCCTCGCGGTACTGCAAACGTGGGTGGACCAACTCGACACCGAGTCACCCGACTATGAACTTCATCTCGTGGAAGCGATGTGGGCGTGTCAAAATGTTGAACGTCCGAGCGAGAAGATTCTAACCAAGGTACTCGCTGCGTCAGACGGTCACGCGCGTTCCGCAGGGGCGCGGGTGATTCGCTACTGGCACGATGCGCTGTCGGATCCGATTGCGATGATTGCCAAAGCGGCTGCCGATCCCTTCCCACGAACACGAATGGAGGCGGTTCTGTCGGCGGGATTCATTCCTCAAGCCGAGGCGTTTGCGGCGGCGCTGAATGTGGTCGATCATCCCGGCGACCCTTTCCTCGACTTGGCATTGCCCCAAACGACGAAGGCGCTCGAACCGTATTGGCGTCCAGCGATGGAGGCAGGAACGCTTCGTTTTGCCAAAGCATCCCACAAGGCGGCTGCGGAACGAGCTGCGGGAATTGGTTTTGCTGAACGGATTGATCACTTTCTCAAACAGCAAGACCCCAGCGAGAAAGAGATCAGCGAATTTCGCGACCAGGTTATCGCAATGGGCACCCCCGATGATCTTTTGCGAATCGTCGCCTCGTTGACCAGCGGAAAGGATTCACGATCGGATGATGCACAAATCGCGCTGCTTGAATCGCTCAAGTCGATGGCAAATTCGCGTTCCTCGGGTGTGCTTCGTCGGCGTTTGCGTTCGTTAACGCGATTGCTTGACGATAACAATGCGACCGTTGCCTCGCTTGCCGCAGAGAATCTTGCGGCTTGGAAAGCCAACAAGGTCACCGAGCCACTGTTGGATGTTGTCCAAGACGAAAGTCGTCCCGCTGCCGTACGTCGGTCTGCTGCGGTCGCGTCGGCAAAGCTAGGTGGCGACAAAGAACTGCAAATCCTTACGAAGCTCGCAGAACATCGTGATCCAGAGACTCGCTACTGCGCACTGGTTGGCATCGTCGCCACCGACATTCAGCAGGGGACGAAGTTGGCTGCGGCGTTATTCAGCCAAGCCCCAGGCGAAGCGGATCCTGTTCCGCTGGTTCAGGCAATCCTGAAGAATCGAAACGGAGCCAGCGTTCTCTCTGATGCGATGAAAGGTGTCGAGGTTCACCCGGCGGTGGCCGCTCGTATTGATCAGTTTCATCGGTCGACGGGGTCGCTACCTGAGAACTTGGCAAAACAATTTCGCCCCTCGCAAGATTCCGAGTCGCTCAACTTGCAATTGTTGGCCGAAGACCTATCGCAACTGACCCATGATGTGGAAACGGATGGCGATGCGGTTCGAGGTGAAGACATCTATCGACGCAAATCGCTGTCGTGCACGAGTTGTCACGGCATTGGTCCCGTCGGCCCCGTCATCGGTCCGAATTTGGTAGCGGTGGGTGCAGCGGCCAAGACCGACTATATCGTCGAATCAATTCTGCGACCCAACAAAGCGATTGCCGAACACTACGAAAACCGCATGTTCGTGTTGGACGATGGAACGACTCAGACCGGCATCGTGACGTTCCAAAGTGATGACGAAGTCGTTGTGCGAGACGCGGCACAAGGTGGAAAAGAAATCCGTCTTGCTGCGGATGAAATCATTGCCGAGAAGGCGATGAACTCGGCCATGCCCGCGGGACTCGTCGATCAACTCGGCAGTCGTCAAGAGTTTCTTGATCTCGCAAAGTTTGTCGCTGCCTTGGGTCGACCCGGCCCCTTCGCCAATGATGAAAGTCCCGTGATTCGAAAGTGGCATCTAACCGCCACTTCCAACTTTGATGAACCGCCGGCCTCAGACACCTCTTGGGTCACAGCGTACAGCAAAGTCCGCGGTGAATTGCCGGCCAACGATTTGCCAAGTGGAGATCACGTGCTCGCTCGAGGCTATTTGAATGTATTGGTCCCTGGTGGGGTGCAATTCAAAATCAACGATTCTGTGGGACTCAAACTTTGGGTCGACGGAGAGGAGATCCTCGATCCAACCAAGACCCTCACACTGGCCAAGGGACGGCGAGCGGTAACGATTGGAATCGACCGAACGAAACGCGGCGACATGGGATTAAAAGTCGAACCGATTGCGGCGCCGCAGTCGCCGGCGAAGTTTCAAATCGAAGGCGGTTTTTGA
- a CDS encoding sulfatase-like hydrolase/transferase, protein MALPILTPPRRKATVGKRLGLGHHLLVAFVGFVLAWQSSVVMAQHNVVVLLADDLGWGDVGFHGGTAETPNIDQLAAEGVQLDRFYAYPACSPARAAMLTGRFPHRYGITGPVRDRDAGLPIDERLITADFKAAGYQTSLIGKWHLGGSNQPKAHPNQRGFDHFYGFMDASVDYFQHTTGRGKLDWQRNGKTVNEQGYATDLLSEEAAKQIRSRDKRKPFCMVVSFSAPHNPFQAPEHLTAKYQGRLNQRDATYAAMIDSLDQGVGRILKAIDDQAIRDETIVVFASDNGAVRIGTNAPFRGQKREVLEGGIHVPCVIRLPGVLKPGTQSKQLFAIHDLLPTLAAATDVKLQNQKPLDGVNLWANLKNGTQVDRTVVVAENDHAIIRGDWKLIQPTDGAIELYNLRSDTAESTNLASRQGKVAADLLDQLTLFQKHVRNDEPAASNGELLVAENNNTKTNAAITLPQEGELLARAELSGDAVYGVLGNRHVESNGSGVRLFSAEDRNGDGVIAGEATVESSQVTSDQPWYRFYISGLAQDDFQVDQDDLYLKVEFLQKNGDSLDLIKERIYPQVLRERKDFRDEATNESLGHATWRTYAMDFRTPFAEVDSLKLSVGFASGKGEGKRTEFWINSMNLEPIDAPASYRPAKATADEFPQPDPKSLVSLGGRWYFDPKGGDRTVPKQFDYTNDDQLLYKTDQFVAPFAGNMSSWLRAGYLDFDGNEVTKDVFKPYAVIINVTDTHIVIRSRNLPNHPTATFPDRWRMLDGNPSYIKEQANTHYLPLQPKVDPNAFAMDEKNSNQALPMGPIGVATNGVIFFNPFDHIFETDAVWRLDRCCGHPSPQQQYHYHKYPVCVKTPWSDEGHGHSTVIGFAFDGFPVYGPYEAAGVLAKDDRANPLNDFNLHEDADRGPHYHVTPGRYPHIIGGYWGELDPMNGRRRNATRG, encoded by the coding sequence ATGGCACTTCCAATTCTAACCCCGCCCCGACGAAAAGCGACCGTTGGAAAACGGCTCGGCCTTGGTCACCACCTACTCGTTGCGTTCGTTGGTTTCGTACTCGCTTGGCAGTCGTCCGTCGTGATGGCTCAGCACAATGTCGTCGTCCTGTTGGCCGATGATCTCGGGTGGGGCGATGTGGGCTTTCATGGGGGCACGGCTGAGACCCCGAACATCGACCAATTGGCGGCCGAAGGGGTCCAGCTGGATCGCTTTTACGCCTATCCAGCATGCAGCCCCGCGCGGGCCGCGATGTTGACCGGGCGTTTCCCGCACCGCTACGGAATCACCGGGCCGGTCCGTGATCGCGACGCGGGGCTGCCCATCGACGAACGACTGATCACCGCCGATTTTAAAGCCGCCGGCTACCAAACCAGCTTGATTGGCAAATGGCATTTGGGCGGTTCCAACCAACCCAAAGCTCATCCGAACCAGCGTGGGTTTGATCATTTCTACGGATTCATGGATGCCTCGGTCGACTATTTCCAGCACACCACGGGTCGAGGGAAACTCGATTGGCAACGCAACGGGAAAACGGTCAACGAACAAGGCTACGCCACCGATCTGCTTTCGGAAGAAGCTGCAAAGCAGATCCGGTCACGCGATAAACGCAAACCGTTTTGCATGGTCGTCTCGTTCAGCGCCCCGCACAATCCATTCCAAGCACCCGAGCATCTGACCGCGAAATACCAAGGACGTTTGAATCAGCGTGACGCCACCTACGCAGCCATGATCGACTCGTTGGATCAAGGCGTCGGTCGGATTCTGAAAGCGATCGACGATCAAGCGATTCGCGACGAAACGATTGTCGTCTTCGCGTCCGACAACGGAGCGGTTCGAATTGGAACCAACGCACCGTTTCGGGGTCAGAAACGAGAAGTCCTCGAAGGTGGCATCCATGTGCCGTGCGTCATTCGATTGCCGGGCGTGTTGAAGCCAGGAACCCAAAGCAAGCAGCTCTTTGCAATCCACGACCTGCTGCCGACGCTGGCTGCCGCGACCGATGTGAAGCTGCAAAACCAAAAGCCGCTGGACGGAGTGAATCTGTGGGCGAATCTCAAAAACGGAACGCAAGTCGATCGCACTGTTGTCGTCGCTGAAAACGACCACGCGATCATTCGCGGCGATTGGAAACTCATCCAACCCACCGACGGTGCAATTGAACTGTACAACCTTCGCTCCGATACCGCGGAATCCACGAACCTGGCCAGTCGTCAGGGGAAGGTTGCCGCTGATTTGCTAGACCAATTGACGCTGTTTCAAAAGCATGTTCGCAACGATGAACCGGCGGCCTCCAATGGCGAGTTGCTTGTCGCTGAAAATAACAACACGAAAACCAATGCCGCCATCACGCTGCCGCAAGAAGGTGAATTGCTCGCTCGTGCAGAGCTGAGTGGTGATGCGGTCTATGGCGTGCTTGGCAATCGCCACGTCGAATCCAACGGCTCGGGCGTGCGGCTGTTTTCGGCCGAAGACCGAAACGGCGATGGAGTGATCGCGGGTGAAGCGACGGTGGAATCCTCGCAAGTCACCTCCGACCAACCCTGGTACCGTTTCTATATCTCGGGGCTCGCCCAAGATGATTTCCAAGTCGATCAAGACGACTTGTATTTGAAGGTCGAGTTCCTGCAAAAAAACGGCGACTCGTTGGATCTGATCAAAGAACGCATTTACCCGCAGGTGTTGCGTGAACGAAAGGATTTTCGAGACGAAGCCACCAACGAAAGTCTTGGCCACGCGACGTGGCGAACCTACGCCATGGATTTCCGCACTCCATTCGCCGAAGTCGATTCGCTCAAGCTGAGCGTTGGTTTTGCCTCCGGCAAAGGCGAAGGCAAACGCACCGAGTTCTGGATCAATTCAATGAATCTTGAACCGATCGATGCACCGGCGAGCTACCGACCGGCCAAAGCGACGGCCGACGAATTTCCGCAACCCGATCCAAAATCACTGGTGTCACTTGGTGGACGATGGTACTTCGATCCCAAAGGGGGCGATCGCACGGTGCCAAAGCAATTCGATTACACCAACGACGATCAACTGCTTTATAAAACCGATCAGTTCGTTGCCCCGTTTGCCGGCAACATGAGTTCATGGTTGCGAGCGGGCTACTTGGATTTCGATGGCAACGAAGTGACCAAGGACGTATTCAAACCGTACGCGGTCATCATCAATGTCACGGACACTCACATCGTGATCCGCAGCCGCAACTTGCCCAATCACCCCACCGCGACGTTTCCGGATCGTTGGCGGATGCTCGACGGCAACCCGTCCTACATCAAAGAACAAGCCAACACGCACTACTTGCCACTTCAGCCCAAAGTCGATCCCAACGCATTTGCGATGGACGAAAAAAATTCAAACCAAGCACTGCCGATGGGACCGATCGGGGTGGCGACCAATGGGGTGATCTTCTTCAATCCATTCGACCATATCTTTGAAACCGATGCGGTTTGGCGATTAGACCGTTGCTGTGGTCACCCCAGCCCGCAGCAGCAATATCACTATCACAAGTATCCGGTTTGCGTGAAAACGCCATGGAGCGATGAGGGGCACGGACACTCGACCGTCATCGGTTTTGCGTTCGACGGTTTCCCCGTCTACGGACCTTACGAAGCGGCAGGCGTGTTGGCGAAAGACGACCGAGCGAATCCGCTCAACGATTTTAACCTTCACGAAGATGCCGACCGCGGACCTCACTACCACGTCACTCCCGGACGTTATCCGCACATCATCGGCGGCTATTGGGGCGAGCTCGACCCGATGAACGGACGTCGACGAAACGCTACCCGCGGCTAG
- a CDS encoding SGNH/GDSL hydrolase family protein — protein sequence MIRKPHSIIVLLFWAVAVSTVSAESPLPPESPIRPGDRIAIVGNTFADQLRIHGYLETMLLQRWPDNPVSIRNLGWGGDMLNARDRPTNFPAEEETLLAHRTDVIVGCFGMGESFAGEEGVQSFQASVDAWIKSLEGKTYNGKSQVRLVLVSPIANEPLGKLTPRHEQRDRELSAYSQAMSEVAIAAQVPFVDLYQTSRYLMDEPIGPNFTTNGIHLNSYGYWALSHYLFRGLVQDDLASPQPPWRISLDATDLTVQANGLAVSDTARTEAGLTFRATELIAPTLPPPTGEDLPPQLHHFRDSLTIANLAPGIYKLAIDDVSVVTASHDDWARGVTIDTSPAHQQAEAFRAAVNDKNLQFTYSWKALNQVHIVGERKKSPSGKALPAEVIEFNQLAQKRDAKLRDGIERQTRNWRVTRIH from the coding sequence ATGATTAGAAAACCTCATTCCATCATCGTGCTTTTGTTTTGGGCCGTGGCCGTTTCGACGGTTTCAGCCGAGTCGCCGCTTCCGCCTGAATCGCCCATTCGACCGGGGGATCGTATTGCGATTGTTGGCAACACGTTTGCGGATCAATTGCGAATCCACGGCTATCTTGAAACGATGTTGCTGCAGCGTTGGCCAGACAATCCGGTCTCGATTCGCAACCTGGGTTGGGGTGGCGACATGCTGAACGCGCGTGATCGACCAACCAATTTTCCCGCTGAAGAAGAAACATTGTTGGCACATCGTACCGATGTGATCGTCGGCTGTTTTGGGATGGGAGAATCCTTCGCGGGCGAAGAGGGGGTGCAATCGTTTCAAGCCTCCGTCGATGCATGGATCAAATCACTCGAGGGCAAAACGTACAACGGGAAATCTCAAGTGCGTTTGGTCCTGGTGTCGCCGATTGCCAACGAACCGCTTGGAAAACTGACACCTCGGCACGAGCAACGCGACCGAGAGTTATCCGCATACAGCCAAGCGATGAGCGAAGTGGCCATCGCCGCTCAGGTTCCCTTTGTCGATCTCTATCAAACTTCGCGTTATTTGATGGACGAGCCGATCGGTCCCAATTTCACGACCAACGGCATCCATTTGAATTCGTATGGGTACTGGGCACTGAGTCATTACCTATTCCGTGGCCTCGTCCAAGACGATCTTGCTTCGCCGCAACCACCATGGCGAATCTCCCTTGACGCGACGGATTTGACGGTACAGGCCAATGGGCTTGCGGTTTCCGATACGGCTCGCACCGAGGCGGGATTGACATTTCGAGCCACTGAGTTGATTGCCCCGACGTTGCCACCACCTACCGGCGAAGACCTGCCGCCGCAGCTGCATCATTTTCGTGACTCGCTGACGATCGCCAATCTTGCACCGGGAATCTACAAATTGGCCATCGATGATGTCTCCGTCGTCACCGCTAGCCATGACGATTGGGCTCGCGGAGTCACGATCGACACTTCGCCGGCTCACCAACAGGCCGAAGCATTTCGTGCTGCGGTCAACGACAAGAATTTACAGTTTACGTATAGCTGGAAAGCCCTGAACCAAGTCCACATTGTCGGGGAGAGAAAAAAATCGCCCAGTGGAAAGGCATTGCCAGCGGAAGTGATCGAATTCAATCAACTCGCACAAAAACGCGATGCGAAATTGCGAGATGGGATCGAACGTCAAACGCGGAATTGGCGTGTGACTCGGATTCACTAG
- a CDS encoding DUF6786 family protein, which translates to MFCSVISFSQSPTVLAQESNQVTNGFREDLSFLKQHTDIITLTNGEAAVAVAPAYQGRVMTSTVDRENGVSFGWINRKVIEKGLLSEEERKGKLEEHIYIFGGEERFWLGPEGGQFALFFKPGSKFEFSDWRTPAAIDTEPFELVQQSSTTVKFKRNCKLTNFSGTQFVMGIERSVRLLDQAAIAKVLETDSIDESIKYVGYETDNRLTNRGENAWTKQTGMPSIWILGMYNPSPKTTIVIPFKPGDAAELGPKVNDTYFGKVPPEYLQVEEDVLFFKGDGTRRGKIGITPERSLGIAGSYDAEGHVLTIVTYNVQDAPNGYVNSMWEMQEEPFKGDVINAYNDGSPAPGEPPLGPFYELETSSPAAALKPGETMTHVQQTLHLQGSEAALDPIAQRLLGVHLDEIQVTQ; encoded by the coding sequence ATGTTCTGTTCCGTCATTTCTTTCAGTCAGAGCCCTACTGTGTTAGCACAAGAATCAAATCAAGTGACCAACGGATTTCGTGAAGACCTCTCGTTTCTGAAGCAGCACACCGACATCATCACGTTGACCAACGGCGAGGCCGCAGTCGCCGTGGCGCCGGCGTATCAGGGACGTGTGATGACCAGCACGGTCGATCGTGAAAATGGAGTCAGCTTTGGTTGGATCAACCGCAAGGTGATCGAGAAAGGATTGCTTTCAGAGGAAGAGCGCAAAGGCAAACTCGAAGAACACATCTACATCTTCGGTGGCGAAGAACGATTTTGGCTCGGTCCCGAAGGAGGCCAATTTGCATTGTTCTTCAAACCGGGCAGCAAGTTCGAATTTTCGGATTGGAGGACTCCCGCAGCGATCGACACCGAACCGTTTGAACTCGTCCAACAGTCGAGCACGACCGTCAAATTCAAACGAAATTGCAAACTGACCAATTTCAGCGGAACGCAATTCGTGATGGGGATCGAACGATCGGTGCGTCTGCTCGATCAAGCCGCCATTGCCAAGGTTTTAGAAACAGATTCGATCGACGAATCGATCAAGTATGTTGGCTACGAGACCGACAATCGGCTGACCAATCGAGGCGAAAACGCGTGGACGAAGCAGACCGGCATGCCGTCGATTTGGATCTTGGGGATGTACAACCCCTCGCCGAAAACGACGATCGTGATCCCTTTCAAACCCGGTGACGCCGCCGAGCTTGGCCCCAAAGTCAACGACACCTATTTTGGAAAAGTGCCGCCAGAATACCTGCAAGTCGAAGAAGACGTTTTATTCTTCAAGGGGGATGGCACGCGTCGCGGCAAGATCGGCATCACACCGGAGCGATCACTGGGAATCGCAGGCAGCTACGACGCCGAAGGGCATGTTTTGACGATCGTCACCTACAACGTCCAAGACGCACCCAACGGGTACGTCAATTCGATGTGGGAAATGCAGGAGGAACCGTTCAAGGGTGACGTCATCAATGCCTACAACGACGGATCGCCTGCTCCCGGCGAACCACCGCTTGGGCCATTCTACGAATTGGAAACCTCGTCGCCAGCAGCCGCGTTGAAGCCGGGCGAAACGATGACCCATGTGCAACAAACGTTGCATCTGCAAGGCAGCGAAGCCGCGTTGGACCCGATTGCCCAACGACTGCTTGGCGTTCATTTGGATGAAATCCAAGTGACCCAGTAG
- a CDS encoding ThuA domain-containing protein, translated as MKNQRFRPYFSSASVVNANALRWRTSWQWTIAMVIVAFHGLTAAPAIAEKPHAVLVVGTLHYSPELSMPLLAEELERFGFRTTVVMGKGDPEKKRENVLPGIEALADADLAIFFMRFLQLPDDEWQPIEDYVKSGKPIIGLRTANHSFKYPAAHPRSNWNDDFGRRVLGTPYIVHQSSETEISVIEESRQHPIMTNVSKSNWTSPGTLYLTRFEEGVVPLVKGSGKGRRRELKKSFGVIQVQEDETDTVAWAWQNEWGGKVFGTSFGHPGDFAKESFVRMVINAACWAVDRPLPQADETISTWEIQRQDKKPKK; from the coding sequence ATGAAAAACCAACGATTTCGGCCTTACTTCTCGAGTGCGTCTGTGGTCAACGCAAATGCATTGCGGTGGCGGACCTCGTGGCAGTGGACCATAGCGATGGTCATCGTCGCATTTCACGGGCTCACCGCAGCTCCGGCCATTGCCGAGAAGCCGCATGCCGTTCTTGTCGTTGGGACGCTGCACTATTCGCCGGAACTCAGCATGCCGCTGCTTGCCGAGGAACTGGAGCGATTTGGATTTCGCACGACGGTGGTGATGGGCAAAGGCGATCCGGAAAAGAAACGCGAAAATGTTCTGCCCGGGATCGAGGCGTTGGCTGATGCCGATTTGGCAATCTTCTTTATGCGTTTTCTGCAGTTGCCTGATGACGAGTGGCAGCCGATCGAAGACTACGTGAAATCGGGCAAACCCATCATCGGGCTGCGGACCGCCAACCATTCTTTCAAATATCCCGCGGCCCATCCGCGGTCCAATTGGAACGACGACTTTGGTCGCCGCGTGCTTGGGACGCCTTACATCGTGCATCAATCCAGCGAGACCGAAATCAGTGTGATCGAAGAATCACGGCAGCACCCGATCATGACCAATGTATCGAAGTCGAACTGGACATCGCCGGGGACGCTCTATCTGACGCGTTTCGAAGAGGGTGTCGTTCCGTTGGTCAAAGGCAGCGGCAAAGGCCGACGTCGTGAGCTGAAGAAATCGTTTGGTGTCATCCAGGTTCAAGAGGATGAAACCGATACCGTCGCCTGGGCGTGGCAAAACGAATGGGGCGGCAAGGTATTTGGAACCTCCTTCGGTCATCCCGGTGACTTTGCCAAAGAATCGTTTGTCCGCATGGTCATCAATGCTGCCTGTTGGGCCGTGGATCGACCGCTTCCGCAAGCCGATGAAACGATTTCGACTTGGGAAATCCAGCGACAAGATAAAAAGCCGAAGAAGTAA
- a CDS encoding sigma-70 family RNA polymerase sigma factor has product MIEDLEQSLRRGEVTHFSDAFALHRERLWQIIHFRLNDQVRARVDADDVVQEVYLDAEKRLSHFLGGDFPSFFLWLRLVAQQTLSRVHRRHLATESRSTLRESGASFGSDWGKTSACLSQRFVAHLTSPSQAAVKKELIAEVRNSLETMNEIDREVVALRHFEELTNQEVAIELGISPKAASIRYVRALERLRNVLERM; this is encoded by the coding sequence GTGATTGAAGATTTAGAGCAGTCGTTGCGGCGCGGAGAGGTGACGCATTTTTCCGATGCGTTTGCGCTCCATCGCGAGCGTCTGTGGCAAATCATTCACTTCCGTTTGAACGACCAAGTTCGTGCTCGCGTCGACGCCGACGACGTGGTTCAGGAAGTTTACTTGGATGCGGAAAAGAGGCTGTCGCATTTCCTCGGCGGTGATTTTCCGTCGTTCTTCCTGTGGCTACGGCTCGTTGCTCAACAGACACTCAGCCGCGTCCATCGTCGTCATCTGGCCACCGAATCCAGATCGACATTGCGAGAGTCGGGGGCGAGTTTCGGCAGCGATTGGGGGAAAACATCCGCGTGCCTTTCGCAGCGATTCGTCGCCCATTTGACTTCGCCCAGTCAAGCGGCGGTGAAAAAGGAATTGATCGCGGAAGTGAGAAATTCGCTCGAGACGATGAACGAGATCGACCGCGAAGTAGTTGCGCTCCGCCATTTCGAAGAATTGACCAATCAAGAGGTCGCGATTGAGCTGGGGATTTCCCCCAAGGCAGCCAGCATTCGCTACGTCCGAGCGCTAGAACGACTCAGAAACGTGCTGGAACGGATGTGA